Sequence from the Salvelinus namaycush isolate Seneca unplaced genomic scaffold, SaNama_1.0 Scaffold3410, whole genome shotgun sequence genome:
ATTCCCTACATCTAGTTGATTCCCAACCCAGTTCAATACATCTAGTTGATTCCCTACATCTAGTTGATTCCCAACCCAGTTCAATACATCTAGTTGATTCCCTACATCTAGTTGATTCCCAACCCAGTTCAATACATCTAGTTGATTCCCTACCCAGTTCAATACATCTAGTTGATTCCCTACCCAGTTCAATACATCTAGTTGATTCCCAACCCAGTTCAATACATCTAGTTGATTCCCTACATCTAGTTGATTCCCAACCCAGTTCAATACATCTAGTTGATTCCCTACCCAGTTCAATACATCTAGTTGATTCCCTACCTAGTTCAATACATCTAGTTGATTCCCTACCTAGTTCAATACATCTAGTTGATTCCCTACCTAGTTCAATACATCTAGTTGATTCCCTACCCAGTTCAATACATCTAGTTGATTCCCTACATCTAGTTGATTCCCAACCCAGTTCAATACATCTAGTTGATTCCCTACCTAGTTCAATACATCTAGTTGATTCCCTACCCAGTTCAATACATCTAGTTGATTCCCTACCCAGTTCAATACATCTAGTTGATTCCCTACCCAGTTCAATACATCTAGTTGATTCCCTACCCAGTTCAATACATCTAGTTGATTCCCTACCTAGTTCAATACATCTAGTTGATTCCCTACATAGTTCAATACATCTAGTTGATTCCCTACCCAGTTCAATACATCTAGTTGATTCCCTACCCAGTTCAATACATCTAGTTGATTCCCTACATCTAGTTGATTCCCTACCCAGTTCAATACatctagttgattccctacttGGTTTAATACATCTAGTTGATTCCCTACATCTAGTTGATTCCCTACCCAGTTCAATACATCTA
This genomic interval carries:
- the LOC120040323 gene encoding axoneme-associated protein mst101(2)-like is translated as PTKCIELGRESTRCFEPSRESTRCIELGRESTRCFEPSRESTRCIELGRESTTCFELGTESTRCIELGRESTRCRESTRCIKPSRESTRCIELGRESTRCRESTRCIELGRESTRCIELGRESTRCIELCRESTRCIELGRESTRCIELGRESTRCIELGRESTRCIELGRESTRCIELGRESTRCIELGRESTRCIELGWESTRCRESTRCIELGRESTRCIELGRESTRCIELGRESTRCIELGRESTRCIELGWESTRCRESTRCIELGWESTRCIELGRESTRCIELGRESTRCIELGWESTRCRESTRCIELGWESTRCRESTRCIELGWESTRCRESTRCIELGRESTRCIELGRESTRCIELGWESTRCRESTRCIELGRESTRCIELGRESTRCIELGRESTRCIELSRESTRCIELGWESTRCIELGRESTRCIELGRESTRCIELN